The nucleotide sequence TGGGGAGCCACTCCTAACAATAAATCCAGTACTTCCATCTTTTATTATTTCTGGAAGACCACCCACAGGAGTTGTTATAACTATTGTACCTTTGCTCATAGCTTCAAGAACCGTTAAAGGTAGCCCCTCGGTATGTGAGGGATGTATCAAAACTTTTAAGTTCTGAAGAACTTCAGGGACTTTTTCATAAGGTATCCAATCCATAATTTTAACATATTGCTCTAAGCTATGTGTATCAACATAGTTAACTAGATAATCTCTTTGAGAACCGGAACCATAAATTATGAATTGGATATCTCTTATCTTCTTTATTGTATGAAGAGCAGACTTAATAATGGAGATCACGTTTTTCTCTGGTTCAATTCGCCCTATGTATCCAACAATATTTTCTCGCAAAGAAGGTTTCTTGTATTTTTTAAAAAAACTTTCATTAAGGTACACAAGAGTTCCCAATGGAAATATCTTGCTAATATATTTGTCAAGACCTAGGAATCTAGTACTTTCATAGTTTTCTACAAGTATTAAATCAGAAAGCCAAAAACATAAGGATTCTAATATATAGACTATTTTAGATATTATCCTTGAGTTAGGATTTCTTGCTTTAAACACTTTATATGCAGTCCCGCCTGCAAAAGAAATCACCTTCTTTTTGGCTAACCTTGCTTGCATCACGAAAGTAACTATTTTCGGGAATCCAGTAATAAAAATTACAACATCTGATTGTTTACAAACTTTTGCTAAAGTAAATATAGCCTTTATGTATGAGAAGAATCTTTTCGGACTTGATATATCATAAATAATGATATTAGGTGGGATATCATTTAATTTTGGCATACCCTCAATTATTAGATATACTTGTGATACCAAACTGGAGAGTATTTTGAGTCTTTGATATAATCTATGAGAGACTATATCGAATGGTCCTCCATACATAACTATGCAGACACTTTTTGGCATCATATATAATCCCCTCAAAACATTGTTTTTAAAAGTCTTTCCCATTTTTTTGCAACATTATCTATGCTAAAATTCCTGAATGCACGTGTCTTTGATAATTTACTAATTTTTCGATACACCTTTGGATTTATAATAATCAAACTAATTGCCTCTATGTAAGACGATGAATCGATTGTTGTTATCAAGATTCCATTTCTTAAATTCTTTATTACTCTAGAGGTTTCTTTAGTTTCAGGGATTATAACAACTTTTCCTAATGCTAATGACTCGATTTCGGCTCTGCCAAGCTCTAGTTGAAATGATATAACTATGTCCATATTTGGTAATAATTGTTTTAGAAGCACATCTCTTTTGACACTTCCAACATGGACTACATTGGACAGTTTTTCAAGAAATTTTCTATATGGGCCATCGCCAAATATATAAAATTGTATTTTATCATTAAATCTTTCGAGACTTTTTTCACAAATATACATTATCAAAGGGGCATTTTTTTCTTCTGTTAATCTTCCAATAAATGCGACTTTTAATTTATCATTAGTTTTTTTCCTAGTAGTTATTTTACAAAAAAGATCATCTTCAACTGGAGGTTCTATTACTTTAATCTTTTCTAGGGGTATCCCTGCTCGTTTCATACTCTCTCTAATTAACGTGCTTTGAGACCTTATCATATTGGCTTTGTGTCCTACATAAACATGGTAGATAAGCTCAAGTTTCTCTATTATACCTCTAACTTTTTCAACGATTGGATTGTTATATCTACCTAGGTATGGAGAATACCAAGGTCTAATGTTACCTTCAGCATAAAGTATTCTAAATTTCTTTTTCGAATTCACAAATGATAACAAGAACAATGGAATAATGCCTGTTTCTACTCTGGGAATTACCAATAATTTGGAATCGCTCGAGCGTTTAATGTATCTTAAAATCTCAAAAGCTATTAGGAAGCTTGATATTATTGTCAACATGGCCATCCAAAAATATTCAACTTTTGTCTGTGGGGGATATCTTTTTACTGCAGGTATACTAATCTGATGAATAAGGAAGTTGTCATTTATTTTAATAATATTACCCTTCTCTTTACATTTTTCTCTATAACATGGAGTCAGGAATACGACTTGATATTTTCTTGACAATCCTAGTGCTACAAGATAATAGGACACTTCTGCTCCAGCTCCTCTATTACTTCCCACTTCTACTAATCCAGGCGGAATAAAAATGATATGAGGATTATAATTACTCATATTGCATCACTCCACTCTTTATGTAGATTGATGCAGTACTTCCTTATATATCTTCGACAACTTTTTAGTAATCTCTTTCCAAGTGAACTGTTGCGCATACTTTCTTATTTTCTCTCTGTTCCATTTTTTATCGAGGGCTATTAAAATTTTCTCCGCGAGGCACTCACAGTCAGCCGGTGGGCAGAGTAGGCCATAATCCTCAGAGACTATTATCTCAGGAACGCCTCCAACGGCCGTTCCCACAAAGGGAAGTCCCACTCCAAGAGCCTCGAACATAACTGTGGGGTTACCCTCACTCAAGCTTGGGAGCACAAAGATATCAGCGGCATTCATCCAGTAATTTAACTGATTATCAGGAAGATATCCCAAAAGCCTAATATGATGTCTGAGATTCAACTTACTAATTTGCTTTTCTAGTTGTTTCTTCAATGGGCCAGTGCCTCCAATGTAGCAGTATACATCTTGTCTTTCTTTTAGCACTAGGGACATGGCATTTATTAGATATTTGTGTCCCTTTTCTGGATACAGCCTAGCAAGGTTAAATATAATCTTAGCGTTCTTTTCAATCTGTAGTTTTTCTCTTGCGACTTCACGTGGGATGTACGAAAACTTTCTTGGGTTATATCCATTGGGAATGTGGACAATCCTGCCAGGGTTTGCACCATGCTGAATGAAGATGGGTATATCTCGTTTATTTACACGAATAAGGGCATCTGCGTTCTTCCATGTGTACACGGCCTTATCTTTCATGTTCTTTAAAATAGAATATAGGTGAGGACGGTTCTCATGGAGCGTAATGATAACAGGTGCATTAAATTTCTGCCCAAGCTTTACCGCTGCATATCCTTGGGGATATGTGAAATGAGCGTGTATAATGTCAAAATTTATATTGTTCTCCTTAATATGTTCCTCAAACTTTTTGGCAAGCTTCTCACCTAGTTGCGAGTTCCTCCCGTCTGGAATAAAGTATACAGTACTTATCAAGTGTATGTGAACATTTGGAGGCACATTTTCTAACTCTACGATCCTTTGTTTGGTGTATAGTCTCAAATGATCAAAATACCCTCCAAATGGAACATAATTTGAAATTTCAGCTAGAGGATTGTGGTGAACTAAAATATGAATCTCGCCAACGTACCTGCTCTGGGCTTCGATTAATTCCTTAATAAACCATCTATAAAACGGAGTGATGACTAACAAGTTTAAATCCCCTATATTTATTTCAGATTCTCTAGGATATATCACCTTTCCTCACCCCAACAAATGATTTAATCCCATAAATTTATTCAATCTATATTTTTTCTCAGCAAGCTTCCTTGCATTATGTCCGAGCTTTTTTCTGATTTTTGGATTTTCAATTAGATATTTTATCGCTCTTACAAACTCCCCATTTACCTCATGGACTACTATAGCATGCTTGTTATTAACCAACTCTAAACCTTCAGCACCTTTTTTAGTCGTTACTATCGGCAATCCAACAGCCATATAATCCAAAACCTTAAGCTTAACACCTTCCCCGCTTATTAATGGCACAACAGCAATATCGCATTCTCTGAGAACACTATGGACATTTTTAACAAATCCAAGAGATATCAATGCATCATTCTTCATCTTAGGAACCCCTTTACCAAAAATTATGAATTGGAAGTTCTTATATTTTTTGAATTCTCTTGCGAGCTTATTTTTTATAATGTTAATAGCCTCCCTATTTTGGAGTGTTCTATAAATCCCATGGAATACTGCCCAGACTTGATGTTTATCTTTCTTCAGTTTACCATGTCCTTCGAGTGAATCCTTAACTCTAATCATTGGAGGAATAACTATAATCTTTTCTGGGATTGCCCTATATTTTTCTATGAATGTTTTTTTATTTTTGTGGCTTATTGCTATTATACAATCAACATAACTTAGGGATAATTTCTCAATAAAACCTATAGTGATAAGGTAAAATAATTTGATTACTTTT is from Thermococcus paralvinellae and encodes:
- a CDS encoding glycosyltransferase family 4 protein, giving the protein MMPKSVCIVMYGGPFDIVSHRLYQRLKILSSLVSQVYLIIEGMPKLNDIPPNIIIYDISSPKRFFSYIKAIFTLAKVCKQSDVVIFITGFPKIVTFVMQARLAKKKVISFAGGTAYKVFKARNPNSRIISKIVYILESLCFWLSDLILVENYESTRFLGLDKYISKIFPLGTLVYLNESFFKKYKKPSLRENIVGYIGRIEPEKNVISIIKSALHTIKKIRDIQFIIYGSGSQRDYLVNYVDTHSLEQYVKIMDWIPYEKVPEVLQNLKVLIHPSHTEGLPLTVLEAMSKGTIVITTPVGGLPEIIKDGSTGFIVRSGSPRDIANKLIDVLNLPPDELDRISKNAYVLVKSKYSLKKGISLWKKMLENLMGENA
- a CDS encoding glycosyltransferase family 4 protein, with the protein product MSNYNPHIIFIPPGLVEVGSNRGAGAEVSYYLVALGLSRKYQVVFLTPCYREKCKEKGNIIKINDNFLIHQISIPAVKRYPPQTKVEYFWMAMLTIISSFLIAFEILRYIKRSSDSKLLVIPRVETGIIPLFLLSFVNSKKKFRILYAEGNIRPWYSPYLGRYNNPIVEKVRGIIEKLELIYHVYVGHKANMIRSQSTLIRESMKRAGIPLEKIKVIEPPVEDDLFCKITTRKKTNDKLKVAFIGRLTEEKNAPLIMYICEKSLERFNDKIQFYIFGDGPYRKFLEKLSNVVHVGSVKRDVLLKQLLPNMDIVISFQLELGRAEIESLALGKVVIIPETKETSRVIKNLRNGILITTIDSSSYIEAISLIIINPKVYRKISKLSKTRAFRNFSIDNVAKKWERLLKTMF
- a CDS encoding glycosyltransferase, with product MIYPRESEINIGDLNLLVITPFYRWFIKELIEAQSRYVGEIHILVHHNPLAEISNYVPFGGYFDHLRLYTKQRIVELENVPPNVHIHLISTVYFIPDGRNSQLGEKLAKKFEEHIKENNINFDIIHAHFTYPQGYAAVKLGQKFNAPVIITLHENRPHLYSILKNMKDKAVYTWKNADALIRVNKRDIPIFIQHGANPGRIVHIPNGYNPRKFSYIPREVAREKLQIEKNAKIIFNLARLYPEKGHKYLINAMSLVLKERQDVYCYIGGTGPLKKQLEKQISKLNLRHHIRLLGYLPDNQLNYWMNAADIFVLPSLSEGNPTVMFEALGVGLPFVGTAVGGVPEIIVSEDYGLLCPPADCECLAEKILIALDKKWNREKIRKYAQQFTWKEITKKLSKIYKEVLHQST
- a CDS encoding glycosyltransferase family 4 protein, with the translated sequence MKSAVLIVSPHTKVRLKTTPTEGVESRISYLARIFVKNSREFLIIEPSDLKDHEKNHNRVYFYAFDFIKIKNMRLGSYFLSLNPFYHYALFKSLKKYRPSVILISQPWGVFSTYLIVKKIFRLNSRIIQDSHNVESEYAKIIIKDSNIPKVIKLFYLITIGFIEKLSLSYVDCIIAISHKNKKTFIEKYRAIPEKIIVIPPMIRVKDSLEGHGKLKKDKHQVWAVFHGIYRTLQNREAINIIKNKLAREFKKYKNFQFIIFGKGVPKMKNDALISLGFVKNVHSVLRECDIAVVPLISGEGVKLKVLDYMAVGLPIVTTKKGAEGLELVNNKHAIVVHEVNGEFVRAIKYLIENPKIRKKLGHNARKLAEKKYRLNKFMGLNHLLG